One genomic window of Azospirillum sp. TSH58 includes the following:
- a CDS encoding ABC transporter ATP-binding protein: protein MASDVILETRGLTKEFRGFVAVRDVSLRVRRGSIHALIGPNGAGKTTVFNLLTKFLQPSNGNILFNGRDITAVKPADVARLGIIRSFQISAVFPHLSVLENVRVGLQRPLGNSFHFWKSESVLDRLNGRAMELLEDVGLSGYAHRPAAELPYGRKRALEIATTLALEPEMLLLDEPMAGMGHEDIDRIAALIKRVSANRTILMVEHNLSVVANLSDWITVLARGEVLAEGPYAEVSRHPKVREAYMGSGHA from the coding sequence ATGGCAAGTGACGTCATTCTGGAGACGCGCGGACTGACCAAGGAATTCCGGGGCTTCGTCGCCGTCCGCGACGTCAGCCTGCGGGTGAGGCGGGGGTCCATCCATGCGCTGATCGGTCCCAACGGGGCCGGAAAAACGACCGTTTTCAATCTGCTCACCAAGTTCCTTCAACCCAGCAACGGAAACATCCTGTTCAACGGGCGCGACATCACCGCGGTGAAGCCGGCGGATGTGGCGCGGCTGGGCATCATCCGCTCCTTCCAGATCTCGGCGGTGTTCCCGCATCTGTCGGTTCTGGAGAATGTGCGCGTCGGCCTGCAGCGGCCGCTCGGCAACTCCTTCCATTTCTGGAAATCGGAATCGGTGCTCGACCGGCTGAACGGGCGGGCGATGGAACTGCTGGAGGATGTCGGGCTGTCCGGCTACGCCCACCGCCCGGCGGCCGAGCTTCCCTACGGCCGCAAGCGCGCGCTGGAGATCGCCACGACGCTGGCCCTGGAACCGGAGATGCTGCTGCTCGACGAGCCGATGGCCGGCATGGGGCACGAGGACATCGACCGCATCGCCGCGCTGATCAAGCGGGTGTCGGCCAACCGCACGATCCTGATGGTGGAGCACAACCTGTCGGTGGTCGCCAATCTGTCGGACTGGATCACCGTGCTGGCCCGCGGCGAGGTGCTGGCCGAAGGCCCCTACGCCGAGGTGTCGCGCCACCCGAAGGTCCGTGAAGCCTATATGGGGAGCGGTCATGCCTGA
- a CDS encoding ABC transporter ATP-binding protein codes for MPDGAAVRTAMLEVADLQAFYGESHVLHGVNLEVRQGEVVTLLGRNGAGKTTTMRSIMGIVGKRTGSIRFQGQELIGMAPHRIPRLGIGYVPEERGIFASLNVDENLTLPPVVKDGGMTVQQIYELFPNLQGRGSTQGTRLSGGEQQMLAIARILRTGATMILLDEPTEGLAPVIIEQIGVAVRKLKQRGFTILLVEQNFRFAATIADRHYMMEEGHVVDMIPNNQLAANMEKLHTYLGV; via the coding sequence ATGCCTGACGGCGCTGCTGTGAGGACCGCGATGCTGGAGGTCGCCGATCTCCAGGCCTTCTACGGCGAAAGCCACGTCCTGCACGGCGTGAACCTGGAGGTCCGCCAGGGGGAGGTGGTGACCCTGCTGGGCCGCAACGGCGCCGGCAAGACGACCACCATGCGCTCCATCATGGGCATCGTCGGCAAGCGCACCGGCTCCATCCGCTTCCAGGGGCAGGAACTGATCGGCATGGCGCCGCACAGGATCCCGCGCCTCGGCATCGGCTACGTGCCGGAGGAGCGCGGGATCTTCGCCTCGCTCAACGTCGACGAAAACCTGACGCTGCCGCCCGTCGTCAAGGACGGCGGCATGACGGTCCAGCAGATTTACGAACTGTTCCCCAACCTGCAGGGCCGGGGTTCGACCCAGGGCACCCGCCTGTCGGGCGGGGAGCAGCAGATGCTGGCCATCGCGCGCATCCTGCGCACCGGCGCCACCATGATCCTTCTCGACGAGCCGACGGAAGGGCTGGCTCCGGTGATCATCGAACAGATCGGGGTGGCCGTCCGCAAGCTGAAGCAGCGCGGCTTCACCATCCTGCTGGTGGAGCAGAACTTCCGCTTCGCCGCCACCATCGCCGACCGCCATTACATGATGGAGGAGGGGCACGTGGTGGACATGATCCCGAACAACCAGCTCGCCGCCAACATGGAGAAGCTGCACACGTATCTGGGTGTCTGA
- a CDS encoding ABC transporter substrate-binding protein translates to MIARLLAGAALAALAVGSAQAQQGKISGDVVKIGVLNDRSGLYADLGGEGSVVAVRMAVEEVGGKILGKPIEVIAADHQNKPDIGSNLSREWIDRDGVDVIVDVPNSGVALAVQEVTREKKTIFLMQGPATSRLTGDACSPTGFHWAYDTRALAVGTGQAIVKEGGKSWFFLTADYAFGHQLETDTAAQVKKAGGTVVGAVRAPLNTADFSSFLLQAQSSGAQVIGLANAGGDTITSIKQASEFGLTQSGQQKLAGLLIFLSDVHALGLQVAQDLVLTTGFYWDMDDEKRAWSEKYKAKTGKMPTMVQAGSYSSVKHYLKAIEAAGTDDGPTVAAKMKEMPVNDMFAKNGKILPNGRMVHDMYLARVKKPSESKGPWDYYEIIRTIPGDEAFATMAESGCKLPG, encoded by the coding sequence ATGATTGCACGTCTGCTTGCCGGAGCGGCGCTCGCCGCGCTGGCCGTCGGTTCCGCGCAGGCCCAGCAGGGCAAGATCTCCGGCGACGTCGTGAAGATCGGCGTCCTCAACGACCGCTCCGGCCTCTACGCCGACCTGGGCGGCGAAGGCTCGGTGGTCGCCGTCCGCATGGCGGTCGAGGAGGTGGGCGGCAAGATTCTGGGCAAGCCCATCGAGGTCATCGCGGCCGACCACCAGAACAAGCCGGACATCGGCTCCAACCTCTCCCGTGAATGGATCGACCGCGACGGGGTGGACGTCATCGTCGACGTGCCGAACTCCGGCGTCGCCCTGGCGGTGCAGGAGGTGACGCGCGAGAAGAAGACGATCTTCCTGATGCAGGGGCCGGCGACCTCGCGCCTGACCGGCGACGCCTGCTCGCCCACCGGCTTCCACTGGGCCTACGACACCCGCGCGCTGGCCGTCGGCACCGGGCAGGCCATCGTGAAGGAGGGCGGCAAGAGCTGGTTCTTCCTGACCGCCGACTACGCCTTCGGCCACCAGCTCGAAACCGACACGGCGGCGCAGGTCAAGAAGGCCGGGGGCACGGTCGTGGGCGCGGTGCGCGCGCCGCTGAACACGGCGGACTTCTCCTCCTTCCTGCTGCAGGCGCAGTCGTCGGGCGCGCAGGTGATCGGCCTCGCCAACGCCGGCGGCGACACCATCACCTCGATCAAGCAGGCGTCGGAATTCGGCCTGACCCAGAGCGGGCAGCAGAAGCTGGCCGGGCTGCTCATCTTCCTGTCGGACGTGCACGCGCTCGGGCTCCAGGTCGCCCAGGATCTCGTCCTGACCACCGGCTTCTACTGGGACATGGACGACGAGAAGCGCGCTTGGTCGGAGAAGTACAAGGCGAAGACCGGCAAGATGCCGACGATGGTGCAGGCCGGCAGCTACTCCTCGGTCAAGCACTACCTGAAGGCCATCGAGGCGGCGGGGACCGACGACGGGCCGACCGTCGCCGCCAAGATGAAGGAGATGCCGGTCAACGACATGTTCGCCAAGAACGGCAAGATCCTGCCGAACGGGCGCATGGTCCACGACATGTATCTGGCCCGCGTGAAGAAGCCCAGCGAGTCCAAGGGGCCGTGGGATTATTACGAGATCATCCGCACCATCCCCGGCGACGAGGCCTTCGCCACGATGGCGGAAAGCGGCTGCAAGCTGCCGGGCTGA
- a CDS encoding branched-chain amino acid ABC transporter permease — MSTIFGIPPQALFGQLLLGLINGSFYALLSLGLAVIFGMLNVINFAHGALYMLGAFVAWLLLTTAGIGYWWALLLAPLVVGAFGVVLEKTLLSRLYKLDHLYGLLLTFGLALIVEGAFRHFYGVSGQPYPIPDLLRGGQNLGFMFLPNYRGWVVVASLVVCLATWYAIERTKLGAYLRAATENPVLVQAFGINVPLMITATYGFGVALAGLAGVLAAPIYQVSPLMGSNLIIVVFAVVVIGGMGSILGAVLTGYGLGLLEGLTKVFYPEASNIVVFVIMAVVLLIKPAGLFGRER; from the coding sequence ATGTCCACCATCTTCGGCATCCCGCCCCAGGCGCTGTTCGGGCAGCTTCTGCTGGGGCTGATCAACGGATCCTTCTACGCGCTGCTCAGCCTCGGGCTGGCGGTCATCTTCGGCATGCTGAACGTCATCAACTTCGCCCACGGCGCCCTCTACATGCTGGGGGCCTTCGTGGCGTGGCTGCTGCTGACCACGGCGGGGATCGGCTACTGGTGGGCGCTGCTGCTGGCGCCGCTGGTCGTCGGCGCCTTCGGCGTGGTGCTGGAGAAGACGCTGCTCAGCCGCCTCTACAAGCTCGACCATCTCTACGGCCTGCTGCTGACCTTCGGCCTCGCGCTGATCGTGGAGGGGGCGTTCCGCCATTTCTACGGCGTGTCGGGCCAGCCCTATCCCATTCCCGACCTGCTGCGCGGCGGACAGAATCTGGGCTTCATGTTCCTGCCCAACTACCGCGGCTGGGTCGTCGTCGCCTCGCTGGTCGTCTGCCTCGCCACCTGGTACGCCATCGAGCGGACGAAGCTCGGCGCCTACCTGCGCGCCGCCACCGAGAATCCGGTTCTGGTCCAGGCCTTCGGCATCAATGTGCCGTTGATGATCACGGCGACCTACGGCTTCGGCGTGGCGCTGGCCGGGCTGGCCGGCGTTCTGGCCGCCCCGATCTATCAGGTGTCGCCGCTGATGGGCTCCAACCTCATCATCGTCGTCTTCGCCGTGGTGGTGATCGGCGGCATGGGATCGATTCTGGGGGCGGTGCTGACCGGATACGGGCTGGGCCTGTTGGAAGGTCTGACGAAGGTGTTCTACCCGGAGGCGTCCAACATCGTCGTCTTCGTCATCATGGCCGTGGTGCTGCTGATCAAGCCCGCCGGCCTGTTCGGGCGGGAGAGGTGA
- a CDS encoding branched-chain amino acid ABC transporter permease yields the protein MATEIDAVRRDTAAPATGRPAMPGLLALAALLLVLIAAPYVLYPVFVMKVLCFALFACAFNLLIGFAGLLSFGHAAFFGGAAYITAHTVKVWGLPPELGILLGTAFSATLGLAFGALAIRRQGIYFAMITLALSQMVFFMALQLKFTGGEDGIQAVPRGHLFGMIDLGQPMAMYYTVLAVFLFGFVVIWRTVHSPFGQVLKAIRENEPRAISLGYRTDHYKLMAFVLSAALAGLAGGTKAIVFQLATLTDVQWQMSGAVVLMTLLGGIGTLFGPVVGAALVVTLENYLAASNLPVPVVIGVIFVACVLLFRRGIVGEIAARFSGKRP from the coding sequence ATGGCGACCGAGATCGACGCCGTCCGCCGCGACACAGCGGCCCCCGCCACCGGCAGGCCGGCCATGCCGGGCCTTCTCGCCCTGGCCGCGCTGCTGCTGGTCCTGATCGCCGCGCCGTATGTGCTGTACCCCGTCTTCGTGATGAAGGTGCTGTGCTTCGCGCTGTTCGCCTGCGCCTTCAACCTGCTGATCGGCTTCGCCGGCCTCCTGAGCTTCGGTCACGCCGCCTTCTTCGGCGGGGCGGCCTACATCACCGCCCACACGGTGAAGGTCTGGGGTTTGCCGCCGGAACTCGGCATCCTGCTGGGCACCGCCTTTTCCGCGACGCTCGGGCTGGCCTTCGGGGCGCTGGCGATCCGCCGGCAGGGCATCTACTTCGCCATGATCACGCTGGCGCTGTCGCAGATGGTCTTCTTCATGGCGCTGCAGCTCAAGTTCACCGGCGGCGAGGACGGCATCCAGGCCGTGCCGCGCGGGCATCTCTTCGGGATGATCGACCTCGGCCAGCCGATGGCGATGTACTACACGGTGCTGGCGGTCTTCCTGTTCGGCTTCGTGGTGATCTGGCGCACCGTCCATTCGCCCTTCGGTCAGGTCCTCAAGGCGATCCGCGAGAACGAGCCGCGCGCCATCTCGCTCGGCTACCGCACCGACCATTACAAGCTGATGGCCTTCGTCCTGTCCGCCGCCCTGGCGGGTCTGGCCGGAGGCACCAAGGCCATCGTCTTCCAACTCGCCACCCTGACCGACGTGCAGTGGCAGATGTCCGGCGCGGTGGTGCTGATGACCCTGCTCGGCGGCATCGGGACGCTGTTCGGGCCGGTGGTCGGGGCGGCGCTGGTGGTGACGCTGGAGAATTATCTGGCGGCGAGCAACCTGCCGGTGCCGGTGGTGATCGGCGTGATCTTCGTCGCCTGCGTGCTGCTGTTCCGCCGCGGCATCGTCGGGGAGATCGCCGCGCGTTTCAGCGGGAAACGCCCGTAA
- a CDS encoding L-2-amino-thiazoline-4-carboxylic acid hydrolase, whose translation MVETIHPFYEDHRGAMEDAMRQRLDLAEAMLGEHVHPSGIDGIKQEVMAEFGIVLTQMPYVGGADSRMSDFFMRLLGFMAISRVLRRHGVALSVIGDIERETYKAQLLTVPEAERLASGRHFMSVENQAFLRKQAEKSHQEQFPEDFVYDFVEPGPDDTFEFGINYKACGFCKFAARHGDKDILPNICGLDFDAYATRGIHLDRTQTLAGGAAHCDFRFSRLPSGNGNGV comes from the coding sequence ATGGTTGAGACCATCCATCCATTCTACGAGGACCATCGCGGCGCGATGGAGGACGCCATGCGCCAGCGCCTTGATCTTGCCGAAGCGATGTTGGGCGAGCATGTTCATCCCTCCGGTATTGACGGGATCAAGCAGGAGGTGATGGCCGAGTTCGGCATCGTGCTCACCCAGATGCCCTATGTCGGTGGCGCCGACAGCCGAATGAGCGACTTCTTCATGCGTCTGCTGGGTTTCATGGCGATCAGCCGGGTGCTCCGACGTCACGGCGTGGCGTTGTCCGTGATCGGCGATATCGAGCGGGAAACCTACAAGGCCCAGCTGCTCACCGTGCCCGAAGCCGAACGTCTCGCCTCGGGGCGTCACTTCATGTCCGTGGAGAATCAGGCTTTTCTGCGCAAACAGGCGGAGAAAAGCCATCAGGAGCAGTTTCCGGAAGATTTCGTCTATGATTTTGTCGAACCGGGGCCGGACGACACCTTCGAGTTCGGCATCAACTACAAAGCCTGCGGGTTTTGCAAGTTCGCCGCACGCCATGGCGATAAGGACATTCTGCCGAACATTTGCGGCCTTGATTTCGATGCCTATGCAACCCGCGGCATCCACCTGGACAGGACGCAAACGCTGGCGGGCGGTGCGGCCCACTGCGATTTCCGATTTTCGCGGCTCCCGTCGGGGAACGGGAACGGCGTCTAA